One stretch of Methanobacteriaceae archaeon DNA includes these proteins:
- a CDS encoding RraA family protein, with translation MSAKNNKDHKNSKISPNSLLRKFSAKKTKSKVENLESNTSKTESHRDKSEDEFTSFESFFDAVKKAADSVNMDKTLDFISTPQISDALQKINGSNGVIPYVKSVNCKKTFGRVLTVQTNEIDWGTSVKAIDEAKCGEILFINVEGYKTAIWGELTSKAAQKKGISGTIINGACRDFDAIKNMNYPVFSKAIVPNAGKPLLNGKINIDLCFDGIEVNSGDYILGDECGVVVIPQKIFDDVIKSLWEIKNSEKRIIALINDGKSLLEILKLN, from the coding sequence ATGTCAGCAAAAAATAATAAAGACCATAAAAATTCAAAAATCTCTCCTAATTCTTTGCTGAGGAAGTTTTCTGCTAAGAAAACAAAATCAAAAGTAGAAAATTTAGAATCAAATACTTCTAAAACGGAATCTCATAGAGATAAATCTGAAGATGAATTTACTAGTTTTGAAAGTTTTTTTGATGCTGTAAAGAAAGCCGCTGATTCAGTAAATATGGATAAAACTCTGGATTTTATTTCTACTCCTCAAATTTCAGATGCTTTACAAAAAATTAATGGATCTAATGGTGTTATACCTTATGTGAAATCTGTTAATTGTAAAAAAACATTTGGAAGAGTTTTAACTGTACAAACTAATGAAATCGATTGGGGAACTTCAGTTAAAGCAATAGATGAAGCTAAATGTGGTGAAATTCTTTTTATTAATGTTGAAGGCTATAAAACTGCGATTTGGGGTGAGTTAACATCTAAAGCGGCACAAAAGAAAGGAATTTCGGGTACAATAATTAATGGGGCTTGCAGGGACTTTGATGCCATTAAAAATATGAATTATCCTGTTTTTTCTAAGGCAATTGTTCCTAATGCCGGAAAACCTCTTTTAAACGGAAAAATAAATATTGACCTATGCTTTGATGGAATTGAAGTTAATTCTGGAGATTACATATTAGGTGATGAATGTGGTGTTGTTGTAATTCCTCAAAAGATTTTTGATGATGTAATAAAATCGTTATGGGAAATTAAAAATTCGGAAAAAAGGATAATTGCTCTAATAAATGATGGAAAATCACTATTAGAAATTTTAAAATTAAATTAA
- a CDS encoding DUF211 domain-containing protein, producing the protein MAKGLIRIVLDILKPHDPIIPYYAKYLSELGGVEGVNITLMEIDKETENIKVTIQGNDLNFEEISNAIEDYGGSIHSVDEVVAGRTMVEEVTTPQD; encoded by the coding sequence GTGGCAAAAGGCCTAATTAGAATCGTTTTAGACATATTGAAACCTCATGATCCGATCATTCCTTACTATGCTAAATATTTAAGTGAATTGGGTGGTGTAGAGGGTGTAAATATAACCTTAATGGAAATTGACAAGGAAACAGAGAATATTAAGGTCACCATTCAAGGAAATGACCTTAACTTTGAAGAAATATCTAATGCTATTGAAGATTATGGTGGGTCTATTCACAGTGTAGATGAAGTAGTAGCTGGTCGCACCATGGTTGAAGAGGTTACTACGCCTCAGGACTGA